One Pygocentrus nattereri isolate fPygNat1 chromosome 12, fPygNat1.pri, whole genome shotgun sequence DNA window includes the following coding sequences:
- the LOC108434724 gene encoding leukocyte cell-derived chemotaxin 1, with protein sequence MEATSEKIPIALAGPEDLHQLMPPAYTAVTVKPSSSARLLKIGVAALTVGAALLLFGAIGAFYFWNVNDKHVYNVHYTMSINGKVEEGSMEIDTLNNLERFTTGSGNDEAVEVHDFQIGITGIRFTGGEKCYIKTQAKGHLPDVETLNKESLMFDLEDEIMPAKFEEESLIWVAADQPLKDSSFLSTKILDLCGDLPIFWLRPTYPNGGQKKRSVPRARRQAEEDEEEKPPFNPENPYHHVGGEEGTMTFDPMLDHAGVCCTECRRSHTQCQRICEPLGGFHPWPYHYQGCRVACRVIMPCRWWVARIMGLV encoded by the exons ATGGAGGCGACCTCGGAGAAAATCCCCATCGCCCTGGCCGGACCAGAGGACTTACATCAGCTCATGCCGCCT GCATACACTGCAGTGACCGTGAAGCCGTCCAGCTCCGCGCGCCTGCTGAAGATTGGAGTGGCCGCGCTGACCGTTGGAGCCGCGCTGCTGCTGTTCGGAGCCATCGGAGCTTTTTACTTCTGGAACGTCAACGACAAGCAC GTGTACAATGTCCACTACACCATGAGCATCAATGGCAAAGTGGAGGAGGGCTCCATGGAAATTGACACGCTGAACAACTTGGAGAGATTCACAACAGGAAGCGGAAACGATGAAGCCGTTGAGGTCCACGATTTCCAGATT GGAATTACTGGCATCCGCTTCACTGGAGGAGAGAAGTGCTACATCAAGACCCAGGCCAAAGGTCACCTTCCTGATGTGGAGACTCTAAACAAGGAGTCACTGATGTTTGACTTG GAGGATGAGATCATGCCTGCCAAGTTCGAGGAGGAGTCTCTTATCTGGGTCGCGGCTGATCAGCCTCTCAAGGACAGCAGTTTCCTCAGCACTAAAATCCTGGACCTCTGTGGAGACCTGCCCATCTTCTGGCTGCGTCCCACATACCCCAATG GTGGGCAGAAGAAGAGATCCGTGCCGAGGGCCAGACGACAGGCAGAAGAAGATGAGGAAGAGAAGCCGCCGTTCAACCCGGAGAACCCTTACCAT CATGTTGGGGGCGAAGAGGGCACCATGACCTTCGACCCCATGCTGGACCACGCTGGCGTGTGCTGTACGGAATGCCGTCGGAGCCACACTCAGTGCCAGCGCATATGTGAGCCCCTGGGCGGCTTCCACCCGTGGCCGTACCACTACCAAGGCTGCAGGGTGGCCTGCCGAGTGATCATGCCATGCCGCTGGTGGGTGGCTCGCATCATGGGCCTCGTCTAA